A stretch of the Flavobacterium sp. 5 genome encodes the following:
- a CDS encoding glycoside hydrolase family 43 protein, which yields MKQVLFSLLIVISCCKTIAQEKVVNNIKKNNPIFKGWYADPEGIIFDKTYWIYPTFSAPYEKQVFLDAFSSKDLTHWTKHAKILDTSNVKWANRAIWAPSIIKHKNKYFLFFGANDIQNDNEIGGIGVAVASKPEGPYKDYLGKPLVDKFYNGAQPIDQFVFKDKDGQCYLIYGGWKHCNIAKLKADFTGFVPFEDKTVFKEITPENYVEGPFMFIRNNKYYFMWSEGGWTGPDYCVAYAISDSPMGPFKRIGKILEQDPKIARGAGHHSVIKTPNSDNYYIVYHRRPLTETDANSRETCIEEMHFDENGLINPVAITNEGVKQHLIK from the coding sequence ATGAAACAAGTTTTATTCTCTCTTCTTATTGTTATTTCTTGCTGTAAAACAATTGCGCAAGAAAAAGTTGTTAATAATATAAAAAAGAACAACCCTATATTTAAAGGTTGGTACGCTGACCCTGAAGGAATTATTTTTGATAAGACCTATTGGATTTACCCAACTTTTTCAGCTCCTTATGAAAAACAAGTTTTTTTGGATGCTTTTTCTTCAAAAGATTTAACACATTGGACAAAACATGCCAAAATTTTAGATACCTCAAATGTAAAATGGGCAAATAGAGCAATATGGGCACCTTCGATTATTAAACATAAAAATAAATATTTCTTATTTTTTGGAGCAAATGACATTCAGAATGATAACGAAATAGGAGGGATTGGTGTTGCTGTTGCATCAAAACCAGAAGGGCCTTACAAAGATTATTTAGGTAAACCATTAGTTGATAAATTTTATAATGGTGCACAGCCAATTGATCAGTTTGTATTTAAAGATAAAGACGGGCAATGTTATTTAATTTATGGAGGATGGAAACATTGTAATATTGCAAAATTAAAGGCTGATTTTACTGGTTTTGTTCCTTTTGAAGACAAAACTGTTTTCAAAGAAATTACACCTGAAAATTATGTTGAGGGTCCATTTATGTTTATTAGAAACAATAAATATTATTTCATGTGGTCTGAAGGAGGTTGGACAGGTCCTGATTATTGTGTGGCTTACGCTATTTCAGATTCTCCAATGGGACCATTCAAAAGAATTGGAAAAATTTTAGAACAGGATCCGAAAATTGCGAGAGGAGCGGGGCATCATTCCGTTATAAAAACACCAAATTCGGATAATTATTATATTGTCTACCATAGACGGCCGCTTACCGAAACTGATGCAAACTCTAGAGAAACTTGTATAGAAGAAATGCATTTTGATGAAAATGGTTTGATAAACCCCGTTGCTATAACTAACGAAGGAGTAAAACAACATTTGATTAAATAA
- a CDS encoding substrate-binding domain-containing protein, producing MKKKAVSIKTIATNLNISVTTVSFVLNGKANEKHISKLLTQKVLDYAKEVNYKPNQIAQSLRTGKSKLLVFMVEDISNSFFSKLARIIEDIAYEKGYKVIFCSNENDDEKSNDLITLFKFRQVDGFIIVPSPGIKSSIQELIDDNIPVVLLDRYFTGLECNSVVIDNNEAAFNATSHLIQNGFKNIGFITTDSDQTQMQDRLLGYEKAINDCNLNKFILKIPYNGTGNGICKSSIKNFIDKYKKLDAVFFATNYLTQSGLEVFKENASHLIHDLGIITFDDNEFFKIYNPTITAVSQPLTEISNELMKLLLQLLKNKEVKNEKVKNISLQAELKIRESSVSKEIFKVQF from the coding sequence ATGAAAAAAAAGGCGGTATCTATAAAAACTATTGCGACAAATCTTAACATTTCTGTCACGACAGTTTCTTTTGTATTGAATGGGAAGGCTAATGAAAAACATATTTCCAAATTACTAACTCAAAAGGTTTTAGATTATGCTAAAGAAGTAAATTATAAACCAAATCAAATTGCACAAAGTCTTAGAACAGGTAAATCAAAATTATTGGTTTTTATGGTCGAAGATATTTCGAACAGTTTCTTCTCTAAATTAGCTCGCATAATAGAAGATATCGCATATGAAAAAGGGTATAAAGTAATTTTTTGCAGTAATGAAAATGACGACGAAAAGTCAAATGATCTTATTACTTTGTTTAAATTCAGACAAGTAGATGGTTTTATCATTGTTCCTTCACCAGGAATAAAAAGTTCAATTCAAGAATTAATAGATGATAATATACCAGTAGTTTTATTAGATAGATATTTTACTGGATTAGAATGTAATAGTGTTGTTATTGATAATAATGAAGCTGCTTTTAATGCAACTAGTCATTTAATTCAAAACGGTTTTAAAAACATTGGCTTTATTACAACTGATTCTGATCAGACACAAATGCAGGATCGTTTATTAGGATATGAAAAAGCTATAAATGATTGTAACTTGAATAAATTTATTCTAAAAATTCCATATAATGGGACAGGCAATGGAATATGTAAATCATCTATAAAAAACTTCATAGATAAATATAAAAAGTTAGATGCTGTTTTTTTTGCAACTAATTATCTTACTCAGTCTGGTTTAGAAGTTTTTAAAGAAAATGCATCTCATTTAATTCATGATTTAGGAATTATCACTTTTGATGATAATGAATTTTTTAAAATCTACAATCCTACAATAACTGCAGTTTCTCAGCCTTTGACTGAAATTAGTAATGAATTGATGAAACTTTTATTACAACTCTTGAAAAATAAAGAGGTTAAAAATGAAAAAGTTAAAAATATTTCACTTCAAGCTGAATTAAAAATAAGAGAATCATCTGTTTCAAAAGAAATCTTTAAGGTTCAATTTTAA